The genome window CAGGGTGATCTCAGGATTATTCTTGATCAGGTAATCTTCGGCGGTGGTGCCGGAGATGACGATCACCTGGTCATCGGCAGTGATCTCGGACAGGTCTTTGATGATACGGCTGTCCGGGGAGACAACGCCCAGGGCCACGTTCATGTAGGGCAGGGCAAAGTCCACTTTCTCAGCGCGCTCAGGGGTGACGGTGAAGTTGGCCAGGACGATGTCCACTTTACCGGTCTCCAGGTATTCAACGCGGTTGGCAGCTTCGGTGGAAACGTAGTTGACGGTCACACCGAGATCCTCACCGATGCGGCGGGCAAAGTAAACGTCATAGCCCTGGTATTCACCGTTCTCATCCACATAGCCAAAGGGATTCTTATCGGAGAAAACGCCGATGTTGATGATTCCGGAAGCCTTAATCTCATCCAGGGTGCGGTAAACCACATCCGCGGAAGCGGTAATGACAAGGGAAAGAGCCAGTACGAGGGCGATCACGAGGGCGATGATATTACGAATGGTTTTCATGGGGATTCTCCTTTCGGGCTTTAAGCCTCTGCTTTATTTTTTCTGTTGAATTCAAAAGACTGCAGGAACTTCTTCGCCTGCTCCGTTTTGGGAGATGTGAAGAAGGTTTCCGGG of Aristaeella lactis contains these proteins:
- a CDS encoding transporter substrate-binding domain-containing protein — translated: MKTIRNIIALVIALVLALSLVITASADVVYRTLDEIKASGIINIGVFSDKNPFGYVDENGEYQGYDVYFARRIGEDLGVTVNYVSTEAANRVEYLETGKVDIVLANFTVTPERAEKVDFALPYMNVALGVVSPDSRIIKDLSEITADDQVIVISGTTAEDYLIKNNPEITLQKYDTYANAKNALENGNAVAWANDNTEVIAFALQNEGYTVGIPSLGSQDTIAPAVSKGNESLLNWINDEIKALAAENFFHKDYEETLVDTYGLDYEDSLVLEGGGLAE